CATGGCGGTCGGGGCGCCCCATTGCTCCAGCCACGTTGTCATCTGCTCGATCTCCGGATCCTGCGCTCCCTTGATTGCTGTAGCCAGCTCGCGCACCTCAGGTGACGCCTTGGCCTGTGGGTCGAGGGCGAAGTCGGCCATCTCGATGGCCTGCTGGTGGTGCGGGATCATCGACTGCGCAAAGACGATGTCTGCTGCGGTCTCCGTGTCGGACACAGCTGCCGAGGCCGCCGGGGTGGCCTCGTTTCCCGCGTCCGTTGGTGTGCTGCAGGCGGCTGCGGACGCGGCCAGGACAGCGGCGAGTATTGCGGCGGTGAGGGCGCGGTGCTCGTTCATTGGGCTGGTTCCTCCTCGGTGGTGTAGTCCAGGCGGGTCATCATGCCCGCCTCAGCGTGATAGGCGTTGTGGCAATGGACCATCCATTGCCCGGGGTTGTTTGCTGCGAAGTCCACGTTCACGGCCCCCATGGGTGGGATCAGCACGGTGTCCTTGCGCGCCCCCGTGCCGCCCGCGTCGCCGAGCTGGAAAGTGTGGCCGTGCAGGTGAACTGGGTGCGACATCATTGACATGTTCGAGATCCGAAGCCGACCCGCTTCGCCTTGCCTGATGGTCAACGGGGTCGCGTGGTCATGTGTCGCACCGTTGATGGTCCAGACGTAGGGAGCCATTGAACCCCCCAGCGCAATGTTCTGCAGACTGTCGGGGTCGCGGGCAGGCAGAGCCGCGGACTCGGACACCTGCAGTGCACCCAGGTTCAAGGGGTAGCGGTTGAGTTCCGCGGGACGTGCCGTGACAGGGGGTGCGGCTGCGGAGCGGGAGGTGCGCACGACCGCGCGGGCGAGTCCGGGCTTGCCCACGGGTTCGGCGACCAGCGCGAAGGCTCCATCGGAGAGGTCGACAATCGCGTCATACCGTTCCCCCATCCCGATGCGGAGTGCGGAGGTGGCCACCGGGCGCACCGGGTAGCCGTCGGTGTGCGTGACGCGCAACTGATGATCGGCGAGGGCGACCGTGAAGATCGTGTCAGCGCCCGCGTTGATGATGCGAAGCCGGACCCGGTCGCCTGGTCTCGCGGCCAGCGTCTCGGGGTCGTCGTCCGGACGCCCGTTGATCAGATGCAGCGGATACGTTACATCTCCGCCATCCGACATCATGCCGCCGTGGCCCATCCCCATCTCAGGGCCGGCTTTGTCGCCGGCGGCGACCAGGTCGGCGAAGATCTGGTCCGGCGTCTGGCCCACGCCATCGGTCCAGTCGTCCAGTACGACGACCCATTCGGCGTCGTAGTCGCCGGGTTCGCGGGGGTCGTCGATGATGAATGGCGCATACAGGCCCCGATCCAGCTGCAAACCGGTGTGTGGGTGAAACCAGTGGGTGCCGGGATCGGGGACAGTGAAGTCGAAGTCGAAGTCGCCGCCGGACTCGATGGCGGGTGTGGTGACCCCCGGTACTCCATCCATGTCGTTGCGGATCGCCAGGCCGTGCCAGTGAACGCTGGTCGACTCGGGCAGAGAGTTATGGACCGCCACTGTGACCCGATCACCCGCCGTGGCGCGGAACGCCTTGCCCGGAACCGAGTCACCGTAAGCCCATGTCGAGGTGATACGCCCACCGAGATCCACCTGAACCTGCTTCGCCTGGAGTGTCATCGACCGCACGGCGCCGGTGGTGGGTCGGGCTGACTCCGCTGCCATGATCTCGCGCACACCGGTGAGGCCGGAAGAGCGTGTGCACGACGCCAGACTCAGGCTCGCCCCGGCGCCGAGCAGGCCCGCCAGCACTTGGCGACGGGTCAACGCCTTGTTGTTGGTCACGGCCCCGATGGTGGGATACGGGATCGCAGGTTCGACTGAGATTGCGTGAAGGTTTGATGAAGAAACCGATCTTCATCGAACCTTCACACGTTCACCGGCCAGAGCATACGGCTCGGGAGTCAACATGGAGATGCAGTCCAAGGGAGGTCGCCATGATGGGTTGGTCCAACCAGGGTTGGAACGGGTGGATGCTCGCCATGATGCTGGCGTGGCCGCTCCTGGTGGCCATGGCGGTCTGGGCAGTCGTGGCGCTCACCCGCAGCGACCGTGCCCGGACTGATCGACAGACCCCTCGGCAGATCCTGGATCGGCGGTTGGCCGCCGCGGACATCGACGCCGCACAGTACACCCATGCACGCGCACTGTTGGAGAATCGTTCCATGAGCGAGCCCACGACCACCGGTAGCGAGTGACTCCGCCCGTCGCGGCCTCGCCCGGCACGGTTCTCGTCGTCGATGACGAGGAGCCATTGGCGCGAGTGGTCGCCTCCTATCTGGCGGCGGAGGGGTTCGTCGTCGCGGTTGCGCACGATGGTCCGTCCGCGGTTGAGGCTGCCCGAACCGATCTTCCAGAGCTGATCGTCCTTGACATCATGCTGCCGGGATTCGACGGTGTCGAGGTCTGTCGGCGGGTACGCACGTTCAGCGACTGCTACATCGTGATGCTGACGGCACGTGACGACGAGATCGACAAGATCGTCGGCCTATCGGTGGGAGCCGATGACTACCTGGTCAAGCCGTTCTCGCCGCGTGAGCTCATGGCCCGGGTGCGCGCCATGCTTCGGCGGCCCCGGACCATCGGACCTGCCCCCGCGGATCCCGACCGTCCCGCCAGCTCCGATGTGCGGGTGCTCGCCGATCTTGTGGTCGATCCAACCGCCCGCAAGGTCTGGGTCGCCGATCGTGAGCTGGATCTCACCCGCACGGAGTTCGACCTGTTGGACACTCTGACAGCCAGCCCGCGGCGGGCATTCACCCGCCGCCAACTCATCGACTCCGTATGGGGGCCGGACTGGTACGGCGACGAACATATCGTCGACGTCCACATCGGTCACTTGCGCCGCAAGTTGGTCGATGATGCGTCGGAGCCGCGGTTCATCCGAACCGTGCGCGGTGTCGGATATGGCATGGTGACGTCGTGAGACGGCCGGTCGGGCTGGCGACCAGGCTGTTCAGCGCCCAGATGATCGTCATCCTCGTCGCAGGGGTGACCGTCGCGGTGACTGTGGCACTCGTCGCCCCGAGCCTGTTTCTGGAGCATCTCGACATGACCGGCGAGGACTCTCCGACGGTGCAGGAACACGCTCGCGAGGCGTTCGAGTCGTCCGTGGGTGTGGCGTTCCTGGCGGCCGCATCCGCAGCGGTGATCGCTGCAGTGCTGCTGTCGTGGTTCCTGTCCCGGCGAGTCGGCAGACCGGTGGAGGAACTGGCCGCAGCCGCCGAGACAATCGCCTCCGGCACCTATGACATCTCGGTACCGGAGACCGGGTTCGGGCCCGAACTGTCGGCGTTGTCGAAGGCGTTCCAGCAGATGGCCGATGACCTGGCCGCCACTGATGCGGCCCGCGGCAGGTTGTTGGCCGATCTAGCTCATGAACTGCGCACTCCGCTGGCGACCCTCGAGGTCCATATCGACGGGATGGAAGACGGAATCGTTTCTCCCAGTAGGGAGACCTTCGATGTCATGAGGGCGCAGGTCGTCCGCCTGCGCCGGCTGGCGAGTGATATCAAGCTCACCGCCGCAGCGCAGGAGCACGCGCTCGATCTGCATCCGCGAACCATCCCGGTGGCGGACCTGATCAGGACGGCCTGCACCGCCGCAGCCCCTCGATACGCAGCCCGCAACGTGGACCTCCGTTGCGGATCGCTCAGTCCGGCTGCCACGGTTACGGTGGACCCCGACCGGATGCAGCAAGTCCTCGCCAACCTGTTGGACAACGCTTTGCGACACACACATCCGGGCGGATCTGTGACGGTTACCGTCACAGTTAGCACAGCAACGGTGCTTGTCTCGATAGTCGACACCGGCGATGGAATCCCAGCCGACCAGCTCGAGGCCATTTTCGAGCGCTTCCATCGCGTCGACCCGGCTCGGAGCAGTCAGGCGGAGGGTGGCAGCGGCTTGGGTCTCACGATCGCGCGCGCCATCGTCGACGACCAGCACGGCATCCTCACCGCGAACAGCCCTGGGCCCGGCTGTGGCGCCACATTCACCCTGGCGCTGCCAAGGAATCCTGCCGCGTCTGATCCGTCGCCCAACGCTTGAGGCGCAAACGGCGACTCCCGGTCACTGTCCACAGGGCGGACGGCGACCGGGAGTCGTCATGAGTGCGTTGCCTCAGGCGCAGCTCCAGGGCCCCCATCCGGAGCGCTGGTGCAGTTTCCAGGCGATGTGATCCTGAGCGAACTTCGGTGCCTTGTTGGCGGCTGACGCATACCTGCCACCACCGGCTCCGCGCCAAGTGCTGTCCAGGAACTGCCACGCCCCCTTGTAGGGACCGTCGACCATGTTGTAGTCGAAGCCCGACTCACACTTGATCACCGAGCGGGACTTGGGAGTCGCTGCCCAGCGCTTGGCCTTGGCGATCTCTTCAAGTTGCCGCTTGTTGAGGTCCCACCTCTGGACCTTCTTCCACGGGATCGGGGCGCCGTTCTTGAAGGTCTTGACCTTGGGGGCGGGAGCTTGGGGAGCAGCATCGGCGGCTGACGCGGCCGTCGGACCGACGGCTACCGCGGCGACACTGATCAGCCCGGCCACGGGCAGGGCGATGAGTGAGCGGCGCATCAGGCGCAACCCCACGGGCCCCAGCCCTGCTTCTTCCACAGACGCCAGGCGGTGAGGTCCTGAGCCCACTTGGGAGCGCGATCGGCAGTACGGGCGAAACGGCCACCCCCGGAGCCGAGCCAGGTGCCGTAGGCGAACTGGTAGGCGCCGTAGTAGCCGTTGCCGGTGTTGATCTTGTAGTTGCCGCCGGACTCACACTGGCGCACGGAACGCGCCTTGGGGCTGTCGGCCCACTTGATGGCCTGAGCGATCTTCTGCAGCTCCCAACCCTTGAGGTTGTACTGCTCGAAGTGCTTCTCGGAGACGGGGCGGCCCTTCTTGTAGGACTGCAGGCTCGCGGCGCTGTCGTTGGCGCTCGCTGTGGTGATGGCGGGGCCGGCGGTGAGCGCGGCGACACCCATCAGGGCAGCGGTGGGCATGGCGATAGCGACTTTTCGCACGTTGATCCTTCTTCGTCGTTCCCCGGCAGAGGGGCTTCGGAGGTCCCCTTGCGCCGGGAGCCTTGGGTGGGCTCCACCGCACTGTCGGGGCGGTCAGCGGGGTTGTCCCGCCCCGGTCAACTGCCCGAGCCATGTCGGGTGAAACCGGTGTCTGCGACCGTACGCTGTGTCGCAGAATCGTCTCAACTGCTACTCGTGTGAGTCACATCACTTGTCGGTTTTGTCCCAGTGCCCACCGGGAGTGGTAGTCAAACTCCGCCCTTCGGGGGCCTGTGGGGAGAGTCGCTGCGGTTTCCCTATGACCCACGCCACGGCGCCACACCGACTCGTCTCGCCGTTTATCGGACGCCGCTGAGAGGTGTTGAGAGCGACCGAGGGGGTACCCGGCGGCCGGGTCAGCGTTCGGCCATCAGCTTCGCGTGCGCCTTGAGTACCTTGCGTCGTGCTTTGGCGGTCAGCCGGTCGATGTACAACATCCCGTTGAGGTGATCGGTCTCGTGTTGCAGGCAGCGGGCCAGCAGCCCCGTGCCGGTAACGCGGAGCGGCGTTCCGACTTCGTCGACGCCGGTCACACTCACCGACTCGAGTCGGGCCAGTGGTGCGTGCTGAGCGAGCACGGACAGGCAGCCTTCGTCGTCCTCCTCCAGGCGCCGCTCCGAGAGTTCGGGGAGTTCGAGGACGGGATTGATGACAACCCCGCGGCGGCGCACATGGTCGGCGTCCGGACAGTCGTACACGAATACGCGGGAACTGATCCCGATCTGGTTGGCTGCCAGACCCACACCCTCGGCCTCGTACATGCTGGCGAACATGTCGGCGATGAGTTGAACGAGGTCGTCGTCGAACGCTTCGACAACCGCGCACGGTGACGAGAGCACGGGGTCCCCGACCTGGACGATGGGGTGCACTCGGCCGGTTCGACCGGCGAATCCTGGTGTGCTCACCGGTCAACTGTGCCATGTGCTCCCGCATGTCGCGGCCCGCCCCCGGACCGTTGTGGGCGTGCCGATGAGGTGGGGCGCGGGCACACTGGAGCGGTGATCTCGCGCGCGGTTCCGATGGTGGTGTCGGCTGTCTTGCTGGCGGCGTGCTCCACCCCTGGTGGTGACCCGACCGCCCCGGCAGAGTCCGCCGGGCAAACTCCGACGCAGACGGCTCCTGCGCAGACCGGTCCCTTCGAGATTGGAACGGTGTCACGCAGCCTGGCGGTTCCCTGGGCCATGGCCGCCCTACCGGACGGCAACGTCCTGGTCACGTTGCGGGATGCCGGAACGGTTGCGTTGATCGAGCCTCAGGACCGTTCTGCTCCGGCCGGCACGATCACTGGGGTGGTTCCCGGCGGAGAAGGCGGCCTTCTGGGAATCGCGGTCCCGCCTGGGCAGTCCGCCCGTTCGGTGTTCGTGTACTACACAGCGGCTGACGACAACCGGGTGGCCCGACTGTCGTGGGACGGAACGTCCTTGTCGCAGCAGCGGGACATCTTCACCGGCATCCCGAAGGAGCAGATCCACAACGGGGGCCGGATCGCTTTCGGCCCGGACGGGTACCTCTACGTCGCCACCGGGGACGCCGGTCAGCGGGACCTGGCCCAGGACCCCGCCAGTCTTGCGGGCAAGATCTTGCGCATCACCGCTGACGGAGAGCCCGCTGCGGACAATCCGGACCCCACGTCCCCGGTGTACTCGCTGGGTCATCGCAACGTCCAAGGGCTGGCGTGGGACTCCGCTGGTCGCCTGTGGGCCAGTGAGTTCGGCGAGAACGATGTCGATGAGCTCAACCTCATCGTGGCGGGCGGCAACTACGGATGGCCGATGTGTGAAGGTCCCTGCGAGCGTCCTGGGGTCATCAACCCGAAGGCCATCTGGTCTCCGACTGCCACCGCGAGCCCCAGTGGCATGGCGATCTCCCAAGGTTCGGCGTGGGTCGCCTCCCTGCGCGGCGAGGTCTTGTACGAGATCCCCCTCGATGGCACCGACGCCGGGGAGCCGCGAGCCTGGTTCGGATCCGAGTACGGTCGGCTGCGAGATGTCCTGGCCCGTCCGGGTGGTCGGTTGTGGTTGGCCACGAACAACACCGACGGCCGAGGTGAGCCTCGGGAGACGGACGACCGCGTCATCGCCGTGGAGTTGCCGCGCGCTGAGTGACGCGAAGCGGTGTGAGCCGCATCATGGCCATCGCCTTCTGAGGACGGAGGACGGGCTTGCGCGGGAATGCTCTCGGACTCACACTCGTTGTGTTAGTTGAACATTCAACTAGGAACTGGAGGAGCGATGCCCGCCGCCACCGCCGACACCCTCACCTTGCCGAGACTCGACGTCGCACCCGACGCGCGACCGCGACCGTCAAGTCCGTGACCTCGGCCCCGCAAGGCTTCGAGGGCGAGGGCTTCCCGGTACGCCGGGCCTTCGCCGGCGTCGATCCCAGAGACATCGACCCGTTCATCATGATGGATCAGATGGGTGAGGTGGAGTACGCACCGGGAGAGCCCAAGGGCACCCCTTGGCACCCACACCGCGGCTTCGAGACGTTCACCTACCTGATCGACGGACGGTTCCTGCACCAGGACTCGCATGGAGGCGGCGGCACCATACTCGAGGGTGGAACCCAGTACATGACGGCGGGCGACGGAATCCTGCACATCGAGACCCCGCCGGAGGACCTCGTGATGTCCGGAGGGCTCTTCCACGGAATCCAACTGTGGATCAACCTCCCGCGGGAGATGAAGCGGGTCGCACCGCAGTACCAGGACCTGCAGGGCCGCGAATCCGCCATGGTGTCGACCGCAGATGGTGGGGCCCTGGTCCGAGTCCTCGCCGGCGAGTTGAGCGGTCACCGCGGCCCGGGCATCTCACACACCCCCTTGGTCATCACGCATCTGACTGTGGCTCCAGGAGCCCGTGTCGAACTCCCCTGGAGACCGGACTTCAATGCGCTCGCCTACGTGTTGGCCGGGTCGGGAACCGTCGGAGCCGAACAGCGTCCCATTCGCATGGGCCAGACCGCCGTGTTCGGCCCGGGCGACTCGGTTGTCGTGGAGGCCAACGCCCAGCAGGACTCCCGTTCACCCGACATGGAGGTCTTTTTGATCGGTGGCGTTCCGCTGCGGGAGCCGGTGTTCCAGTACGGTCCCTTCGTCATGAGCACGCGCGATGAGGTGATCGAGGCGTTTGAGGACTACCAGTCTGGCCGCTTCGGCAGGATTCCCACCGACGCGATCCAGCCCCACCGCGCCTAGCCGGGGCGAAGTCAGGCGGGTAGTCCCACACCCAGGGTGGTCGGCGCAGTGCACGCGATCAAGTCCGGGTCAGGAGCAGGCCCTGCCTCCGCGACCGCGAAGGATGAGCCATCCTGGACGGGAGCGGGAGGAACACCATGTCCATCGGGCGAAGCGTCGTGGTCGCGTTCTTCGCGGCGGCCGCGCTGATGGTGGTATCGGCCTGCACCACGATCCCGCCGCCTCCCGAGGAGGTGGAGGTCGGTGGTCCGGTGCGAGTCGGCCTGGTGACCGACGTCGGGGGGTTCAAGGACCGTTCGTTCAACGAGTTGGCGCTGCAGGGTCTGCGCCGCGCCGAGACCGAACTCGGCGCCATCGGCGAGCCCGTTCAGACGTGGTCCGAAGCCGACTACTTCGCGAGCCTGCGTCGACTCGCTCGCAATGACAATGACCTCGTCATCGGCGTCGGTTTCCTCATGGCTGATGCGATGGCCCAGGTTGCCCGCGAATTCCCCGATACCGACTTCGCCATCATCGATGTCTCGCAGGCGGACCTGCTGGGTGCACCGCCCAACGTCCTGGGGTTGTTGTTCGACGAGTCCCAGGCGGGGTATCTCGCTGGGTATCTCGCCGCCATGGTGGCGATGGACCGCAGTGAACGCCCCGTCATCTCCGCTGTCGGCGGCCGGCGAATCCCACCGGTCCAGCACTACCTTGCGGGATACCGCACCGGCGCTGCCGACTCCGAACCGCAGGTGCGCGTCCAGGTGGACTATGCAGGTACGTTTCTGCACCGGCCACTGTGTCGCCGGATCGCCGAGCGGCAGATCGCGCGGGGGTCCCAGGTTCTGTTCGCTGCGGCTGGAAAGTGCGGCCTGGGGGCCCTGGATGCCGCGGACAGAGCCGGAATACTCGGAGTCGGCGTGGACGCCGATCAGTCCTTTCTGGGCGACCACATGTTGACTTCCGCCACCAAGGGCGTGGATGTCGCGGTGTTCGACACCATCGCCTCGGTGACGGATGGCACCTTCACGGGTGGCCGTGACGTGCTGTTCGAACTGGATGGAGGTGGCGTGGGACTGGGAGAGATCTCGAAGGATGGCGCCGAGTACAGCCAGCAACTCGAGTTGATCGCTGATCAGGTGGCTGCCGGGAAGATCGACACGACGCGGCCATGATCATTCGCCGGGCTGGGCCGGTCCGGCCAGTCGGAAACCCGCCCCGTATCCGAAGTCACTGGCGAAGACGTCGGCTCTGGATAGTTTCGAGATGTCCTCCGCGTACACGAGAGTGCCGAAGTAGGCGCTGCCTCGCATGCCTCGGGCGGCACCGGGGCGGCCGTCGAGGTCGTTCCACTCGTACACGTTGCCGAGTTGATCGTAGGTACCGTATGGGCTTGCTGACCCGGTGAACGAACCTACCGGGAGTGAGGTAGTTGAGACTTGGGTCGAGCCCCCTGCTCTGGGTCACCGACGCCAGCCCCGCTGCGGTGATGTAGTTGACCTGATTCGGCTTCGGTCCGATCTCATTACCCGGGGGGTCATCACTGGCAGTCGCGTAGTCGAAGTACCCCCCTGCGCCCGGCGCGGCTGGGCGCTGCGGCAGGTTGACTGGCTCAGGAGCGGCTGTCGATGGAATGGCCACCGACGCCGGCGAGGAGCGGGAATCGGGAGAGACCGGTGATGTGGTGGTGGTCGGTGTGTTGTCTGGAGGCCAATAGGGCGTGTCGGCCAGGGAGTACGTCCCGTCCTCCGTAGTGCTCGGATTCTGCCGGCCGCGGGGCTGTCCATTCGCCATCCAGTTCACAAAGCGAGCGGCGTCGTACCAACTCACCCACCCGATGGGGCGGTTGCCGGAGTTTCCCTCGTTGTCCATGACCGCGTATCGAAACGAGCCCGGGGTGCCGCTGCGCGAGATCCCTGCGAGGTTCGGCTCCCACTGCATCCTGGGATTGAAGAGTCCATGCGGGTCTTCGGCCGCGACGGCGTTGAGGAAGTGCGTGTACTGATCGATGGTCACCTCGAACCGTCCGATCGCGAAGCGCTGGCCGACGCGTCCGAACCGGCCATCGGTGGCCGGATCGGCGGAGTTCGCCGGACGGCCGATCGTGACGGTGGCGGGGCGGGTTTCCGCCCCGGACAACGTTCGAGGAAGTCCGTGTTCGGCCCGCCACTTTGGACCGGGCACGCCTGGGGCCGCTGCGATACGGAAACCGACAACATTGGATTCGCTGATTGGGTCGTAGTACCACGCGTCCACGGATCGCATCGAGGTCTGGTCTCGAGGGTTCTGCCAGGCACCGCCACGGAATCCTGGGGCGACAACGCCGCGTCCGGATGGTCGATTCCACTCCAACAGGTTGCCCGCTTGGTCGAAGGTGCCGAAGTGGCTGGCGCTGGCGCGGAAGGTTCCTGCTTCCGTGACGTAGTTGGAGGTGAACGAGAAGTCGGCCGATCGTGTGGTGGTGAACACCCGGTCCATGTAGTTGGCTTGATTCGGCTGCGAACCGGGCTGGTTTCCGGGCCGTCGCTCTGCAGCTGTGGGAAATGTGGAGTAGTCGCGACTCGCCGGATCGAAGTAGGCGGACTTGAACCACTGCTGCTCCGTGGGAATCCAGTAGGCCGGTGGCTGGCCCGTGTTGGGGTTCGTCCGGTTGCCCCGGGGGATTTCGCTCGCCGCCTGGGGGGCGATGTCGGGGGAGTAGTAGGCGGCCTTGTACCACTCGTCCTCGGTCGGCAGGCGGAACGTCGGGGGGCGCGCGGTGTTCGGATTGATGCTGTTCGCGGCAGGCGCGGTACCGCGCGTCCTGCCGGCCAGCCGATAAGCGCCCTGCTCGGTTGTCGTCTTCCCCGGAGGGCCCGACGGTCGGCCGTTGCTCATCCAATTCGCGAACCGGGCGGCATCGAACCAACTGACTGAGGTGATCGGGCGATCTGCTGCGCTCCAGCGGCTCTGGGTCGCTGAGTCGGTGGAGTTGGCCTCGATGGGGGAGTACGTGTACGAGCCCGGCGCGCCTTTCCGGACGATTCCCGCGACGTTGGGGTTTGTGGCCATCGACGCGTGGTAGAGGCCATGGGGGTCACGGGCGGCGACTGCATTGAGGAAGGCGGCGTACTGACCGATCGTGACCTCGAATTTCCCTATTCGGTAGTCATACCCGACTCTGCCGAAACCGGAGGAATCGGCCTCGTTGCCCGCGTCGCGTACGGTCACCATCGACATCTCGGTTCCCAGCGGCGCGACCGGGGTGGGAGTTGGGGTCGCCGTGATTGAGGTAGTACCGCTCACACCGCAGGCAGAAACGACCGTGCTGATCGCCAGCGCAGCACCGAGTGCGGTTCGACCGCCGCCGCTGATCACAGTGCCAGTCTGGGCCAGTCCGGGCCAGTCCGGGCCAGTCCGGGCCAGTCCGGGCCAGTCTGGGCCAGTCCGGGCCAGTCTGGGCCGCGGTTCCGGTCGATGGGTCATCCACGTCGCGGGCACTCGCCATGCCGAGGGTCCGAGGACCGGTGGATCCACCCCAAGCCCCACACTCAGTGGTCCAGCCTCACGTCTGGGCTGACTCCACGCGGCCAGATTCGGCCGTGACCGCGGGCGTGGCTGCCGCTGACGGGTACTCGACCTTCAGGG
This portion of the Candidatus Nanopelagicales bacterium genome encodes:
- a CDS encoding DUF305 domain-containing protein, which gives rise to MNEHRALTAAILAAVLAASAAACSTPTDAGNEATPAASAAVSDTETAADIVFAQSMIPHHQQAIEMADFALDPQAKASPEVRELATAIKGAQDPEIEQMTTWLEQWGAPTAMPGAGEDMASMDHGGHDMAGMTMSGMMAAEDMARLSQAEGTEFDSMWLQMMIAHHEGAVLMAEQVKAQPGNPKVTTLADQIIAAQKKEIDTMKELLAP
- a CDS encoding multicopper oxidase family protein, whose translation is MTNNKALTRRQVLAGLLGAGASLSLASCTRSSGLTGVREIMAAESARPTTGAVRSMTLQAKQVQVDLGGRITSTWAYGDSVPGKAFRATAGDRVTVAVHNSLPESTSVHWHGLAIRNDMDGVPGVTTPAIESGGDFDFDFTVPDPGTHWFHPHTGLQLDRGLYAPFIIDDPREPGDYDAEWVVVLDDWTDGVGQTPDQIFADLVAAGDKAGPEMGMGHGGMMSDGGDVTYPLHLINGRPDDDPETLAARPGDRVRLRIINAGADTIFTVALADHQLRVTHTDGYPVRPVATSALRIGMGERYDAIVDLSDGAFALVAEPVGKPGLARAVVRTSRSAAAPPVTARPAELNRYPLNLGALQVSESAALPARDPDSLQNIALGGSMAPYVWTINGATHDHATPLTIRQGEAGRLRISNMSMMSHPVHLHGHTFQLGDAGGTGARKDTVLIPPMGAVNVDFAANNPGQWMVHCHNAYHAEAGMMTRLDYTTEEEPAQ
- a CDS encoding response regulator transcription factor codes for the protein MTPPVAASPGTVLVVDDEEPLARVVASYLAAEGFVVAVAHDGPSAVEAARTDLPELIVLDIMLPGFDGVEVCRRVRTFSDCYIVMLTARDDEIDKIVGLSVGADDYLVKPFSPRELMARVRAMLRRPRTIGPAPADPDRPASSDVRVLADLVVDPTARKVWVADRELDLTRTEFDLLDTLTASPRRAFTRRQLIDSVWGPDWYGDEHIVDVHIGHLRRKLVDDASEPRFIRTVRGVGYGMVTS
- a CDS encoding HAMP domain-containing sensor histidine kinase, which gives rise to MRRPVGLATRLFSAQMIVILVAGVTVAVTVALVAPSLFLEHLDMTGEDSPTVQEHAREAFESSVGVAFLAAASAAVIAAVLLSWFLSRRVGRPVEELAAAAETIASGTYDISVPETGFGPELSALSKAFQQMADDLAATDAARGRLLADLAHELRTPLATLEVHIDGMEDGIVSPSRETFDVMRAQVVRLRRLASDIKLTAAAQEHALDLHPRTIPVADLIRTACTAAAPRYAARNVDLRCGSLSPAATVTVDPDRMQQVLANLLDNALRHTHPGGSVTVTVTVSTATVLVSIVDTGDGIPADQLEAIFERFHRVDPARSSQAEGGSGLGLTIARAIVDDQHGILTANSPGPGCGATFTLALPRNPAASDPSPNA
- a CDS encoding transglycosylase family protein, with product MGLRLMRRSLIALPVAGLISVAAVAVGPTAASAADAAPQAPAPKVKTFKNGAPIPWKKVQRWDLNKRQLEEIAKAKRWAATPKSRSVIKCESGFDYNMVDGPYKGAWQFLDSTWRGAGGGRYASAANKAPKFAQDHIAWKLHQRSGWGPWSCA
- a CDS encoding transglycosylase family protein, with protein sequence MRKVAIAMPTAALMGVAALTAGPAITTASANDSAASLQSYKKGRPVSEKHFEQYNLKGWELQKIAQAIKWADSPKARSVRQCESGGNYKINTGNGYYGAYQFAYGTWLGSGGGRFARTADRAPKWAQDLTAWRLWKKQGWGPWGCA
- the def gene encoding peptide deformylase — encoded protein: MSTPGFAGRTGRVHPIVQVGDPVLSSPCAVVEAFDDDLVQLIADMFASMYEAEGVGLAANQIGISSRVFVYDCPDADHVRRRGVVINPVLELPELSERRLEEDDEGCLSVLAQHAPLARLESVSVTGVDEVGTPLRVTGTGLLARCLQHETDHLNGMLYIDRLTAKARRKVLKAHAKLMAER
- a CDS encoding PQQ-dependent sugar dehydrogenase, whose protein sequence is MISRAVPMVVSAVLLAACSTPGGDPTAPAESAGQTPTQTAPAQTGPFEIGTVSRSLAVPWAMAALPDGNVLVTLRDAGTVALIEPQDRSAPAGTITGVVPGGEGGLLGIAVPPGQSARSVFVYYTAADDNRVARLSWDGTSLSQQRDIFTGIPKEQIHNGGRIAFGPDGYLYVATGDAGQRDLAQDPASLAGKILRITADGEPAADNPDPTSPVYSLGHRNVQGLAWDSAGRLWASEFGENDVDELNLIVAGGNYGWPMCEGPCERPGVINPKAIWSPTATASPSGMAISQGSAWVASLRGEVLYEIPLDGTDAGEPRAWFGSEYGRLRDVLARPGGRLWLATNNTDGRGEPRETDDRVIAVELPRAE
- a CDS encoding pirin family protein, encoding MTSAPQGFEGEGFPVRRAFAGVDPRDIDPFIMMDQMGEVEYAPGEPKGTPWHPHRGFETFTYLIDGRFLHQDSHGGGGTILEGGTQYMTAGDGILHIETPPEDLVMSGGLFHGIQLWINLPREMKRVAPQYQDLQGRESAMVSTADGGALVRVLAGELSGHRGPGISHTPLVITHLTVAPGARVELPWRPDFNALAYVLAGSGTVGAEQRPIRMGQTAVFGPGDSVVVEANAQQDSRSPDMEVFLIGGVPLREPVFQYGPFVMSTRDEVIEAFEDYQSGRFGRIPTDAIQPHRA
- a CDS encoding BMP family ABC transporter substrate-binding protein, with protein sequence MSIGRSVVVAFFAAAALMVVSACTTIPPPPEEVEVGGPVRVGLVTDVGGFKDRSFNELALQGLRRAETELGAIGEPVQTWSEADYFASLRRLARNDNDLVIGVGFLMADAMAQVAREFPDTDFAIIDVSQADLLGAPPNVLGLLFDESQAGYLAGYLAAMVAMDRSERPVISAVGGRRIPPVQHYLAGYRTGAADSEPQVRVQVDYAGTFLHRPLCRRIAERQIARGSQVLFAAAGKCGLGALDAADRAGILGVGVDADQSFLGDHMLTSATKGVDVAVFDTIASVTDGTFTGGRDVLFELDGGGVGLGEISKDGAEYSQQLELIADQVAAGKIDTTRP